One Arcobacter sp. FWKO B genomic window, TATATAGTAAAATAAATGATGTACAGTAACTGTAATTTTATGCAGTTACTGCACTAAACCTTATGAATTTCTTTTGTATTTATGGTATGACAAAGTTTCATACCGTAAAGGTATATAATCCATGAAATATAAATCCATAAAATAAAAAATAGTATTGCACTAAAAGAACCATAGAGTGTAGTGTATGTTGTATTTAATAAAATATATTGTATAAATAAACTTTTTGTAATTGTTAAAGCAGTTAATGTAATAAAAGATGAACTCAAAAGTGCAATTAAAGATATCTTTCTATTAATTGATATTTTAAATATTATCATAAATAATACCCATATGAATAAAAATGTTAAGACTTTTATACTAAGATTATCACTTGTAAATGATATAGAAAAAATAAAAATACCAAAAATAATTGGAATAATTAAAAGTAATAATAAATATACAAACATTGATTGATAAAGTGGCCGATTAGGTACATTATGTATTTTATTGACTATATATTCATAATCTTTAAAAAACATAGTAAATACAAATATCAGGTATATTATACCTATACTTCCTAATGAGTCAGAATTTACCAAAAAGTTATTTATAAAAGTGTTAA contains:
- a CDS encoding YihY family inner membrane protein, whose amino-acid sequence is MINFLKKVYEFVDDDTPYYAASLSFFTIFALLPIIALIIWFVSSMEFLKEHSELLLHYLLDLINPIHSERINTFINNFLVNSDSLGSIGIIYLIFVFTMFFKDYEYIVNKIHNVPNRPLYQSMFVYLLLLLIIPIIFGIFIFSISFTSDNLSIKVLTFLFIWVLFMIIFKISINRKISLIALLSSSFITLTALTITKSLFIQYILLNTTYTTLYGSFSAILFFILWIYISWIIYLYGMKLCHTINTKEIHKV